A window from Limanda limanda chromosome 14, fLimLim1.1, whole genome shotgun sequence encodes these proteins:
- the apbb3 gene encoding amyloid-beta A4 precursor protein-binding family B member 3 yields the protein MMGKDYMLAIIIVNYDDNIWTDQNLQLDPDLPPDWRTIRDSTGTYYWHVPSGATQWQHPSITGKPPTPDLQSFRSSWRHEDYLTNHEPDSKCFAVRSLGWLQVEEEDLSPGRSSLAVSNVIQQLSHCTPAPEQSDRQGAWGEGREMMLVLKKDTLTLLDPLDHTPLHCQPIINIRVWGVGCNNGRDRDFAFVAGDKDTCVLKCHVFRCDAPAKAIATALHQLCSKMMSEKTLMRTSRSLTTDSISPEDLPRQVEFLEAVQQQVQKFDVQYIGNLPVSRAMGMEVLNRAIESILNSSHRDEWEPTVIHVTDNVLSLWRGEEGEEPFWECQVRFLTFLGVGHDSHTFAVIADGGTQRFECHVFWCEPDAGVVSEAVQAACMVQYQKCLVAQTPPPRSKSWRANPSKVKRANSMDGAAFPPLASRYHSSSSSTMMTARIPKGSGGVRKGMIAFFETFRHRQTATF from the exons ATGATGGGGAAGGATTACATGTTGGCCATTATCATCGTGAACTATGACG acaacATCTGGACCGACCAGAACCTGCAGCTGGACCCGGACCTCCCCCCCGACTGGAGAACCATCAGAGACTCCACGGGAACCTACTACTGGCACGTTCCCTCCGGCGCCACCCAGTGGCAACACCCCAGCATCACTGGAAAGCCCCCGACCCCTGACCTACAG TCTTTCAGGTCGTCATGGCGACATGAAGACTATCTGACCAACCACGAGCCTGATTCCAAG tgtttTGCAGTGCGTTCTCTGGGctggctgcaggtggaggaggaggacctgtCTCCAGGTCGCAGCAGTCTCGCTGTCAGTAATGTCATCCAgcagctgtctcactgcactCCCGCTCCCGAGCAGAGCGACCGGCAGGGAGCCTGGGGGGAG gggCGGGAGATGATGCTGGTTCTGAAGAAAGACACTCTGACGCTGTTGGACCCTTTGGACCACACCCCCCTCCATTGTCAGCCAATCATTAACATccgtgtgtggggggtgggctGCAACAACGGCAG GGACAG GGACTTTGCCTTCGTGGCCGGAGACAAGGACACGTGTGTCCTCAAGTGTCACGTCTTCCGCTGCGACGCTCCGGCCAAGGCCATCGCCACCGCTCTGCACCAGCTGTGCTCCAAG ATGATGTCAGAGAAGACGCTGATGAGGACGTCTCGCTCTCTGACCACGGACAGTATCTCACCTGAAGATCTGCCCAGACAAG TTGAGTTTCTAGAGGCCgtgcagcagcaggtccagAAGTTTGATGTCCAGTACATCGGAAACCTGCCGGTGTCCAGAGCCatgg gtatgGAGGTGTTGAACCGGGCGATCGAGAGCATCTTGAACTCCTCCCACAGAGACGAGTGGGAACCGACGGTGATCCACGTCACTGACAACGTCCTGTCGCTGTGGAGGGGCGAG gagggggaggagccattCTGGGAGTGTCAAGTTCGCTTCCTCACTTTTCTGGGCGTCGGCCATGACAGCCACACCTTCGCTGTGATCGCTGACGGCGGCACGCAGCGGTTCGAGTGTCACGTGTTCTGGTGCGAGCCGGATGCTGGGGTCGTCTCTGAGGCCGTGCAGGCCGCGTGTATG gtCCAGTATCAGAAGTGTCTGGTGGCTCAGACTCCTCCTCCGAGGTCTAAGTCGTGGCGTGCGAACCCATCAAAGGTCAAACGGGCGAACTCCATGGACGGCGCCGCCTTCCCTCCTCTCGCGTCCCGataccacagcagcagcagctccaccatgaTGACGGCGAGGATACCGAAGGGCAGCGGCGGCGTGAGGAAGGGGATGATAGCGTTTTTCGAAACCTTTCGACACCGACAGACCGCCACGTTCTAA